A portion of the Manihot esculenta cultivar AM560-2 chromosome 2, M.esculenta_v8, whole genome shotgun sequence genome contains these proteins:
- the LOC110609578 gene encoding CBL-interacting serine/threonine-protein kinase 3 isoform X2 — MSQPKIKRRVGKYEVGKTIGEGTFAKVKFARNSETGEPVALKILDREKVLKHKMAEQIKREIATMKLIKHPNVVRLFEVMGSRTKIFIVLEFVTGGELFDKIVNHGRMREDEARRYFQQLINAVDYCHSRGVYHRDLKPENLLLDACGNLKISDFGLSALSQQVRDDGLFHTACGTPNYVAPEVLNDRGYDGATADIWSCGVILFVLLAGYLPFDDDNLINLYKKISAAEFTCPPWLSFGAMKLITRILDPNPVTRITISEILEDEWFKKDYKPPVFEEKDDTNLDDVEAVFKDSKDHLVTEKKEEHPAAMNAFELISMSKGLNLGNLFDSEQGFKRETRFTSKCAANEIIHKIEEAAKPLGFDVQKKNYKMKLENMKAGRKGNLNVATEIFQVAPSLHMVEVRKAKGDTLEFHKFYKNLSTCLDDVVWKTEEDMQEIK; from the exons ATGAGTCAACCTAAAATCAAGCGTAGAGTGGGTAAATATGAGGTGGGAAAAACAATTGGCGAGGGAACATTTGCAAAAGTGAAGTTTGCAAGGAACTCCGAGACAGGGGAGCCTGTGGCACTGAAGATTCTTGACAGAGAGAAGGTTCTTAAACACAAGATGGCTGAGCAG ATCAAGCGAGAGATAGCAACAATGAAGCTTATAAAGCATCCTAATGTTGTTCGATTATTTGAG GTGATGGGAAGCAGGACAAAGATATTTATTGTCTTGGAGTTTGTTACTGGGGGAGAGCTTTTTGACAAAATT GTAAACCATGGACGGATGCGAGAAGATGAAGCTCGGAGATATTTCCAGCAGCTTATTAATGCAGTTGATTACTGCCACAGTAGGGGTGTCTACCATAGAGACCTGAAG CCGGAGAATCTGCTGTTGGATGCTTGTGGGAACCTCAAAATTTCTGATTTTGGATTGAGTGCATTGTCACAACAAGTCAGG GATGATGGCCTATTTCATACTGCTTGTGGAACTCCAAATTATGTTGCTCCTGAG gttcttaatgatagagGTTATGACGGGGCGACTGCAGACATATGGTCATGTGGAGTAATACTATTTGTACTGCTTGCAGGTTACTTGCCTTTTGATGATGATAATCTAATAAACCTGTATAAAAAA ATTTCAGCAGCTGAGTTCACTTGCCCTCCTTGGCTTTCTTTTGGTGCCATGAAATTAATCACTAGAATTTTGGATCCTAACCCTGTGACT CGCATCACTATATCTGAAATCTTGGAAGATGAATGGTTTAAGAAAGATTATAAGCCTCCTGTCTTTGAGGAGAAAGATGACACCAACTTGGATGATGTTGAAGCTGTTTTTAAGGATTCAAAA GATCACCTTGTAACAGAGAAGAAGGAAGAACATCCAGCAGCTATGAATGCATTTGAGTTGATTTCTATGTCGAAAGGACTAAATCTCGGGAATTTGTTTGATTCTGAACAG GGATTCAAAAGGGAAACAAGGTTCACATCTAAATGCGCTGCTAATGAGATAATCCATAAGATTGAAGAAGCTGCAAAGCCTCTGGGTTTTGATGTGCAGAAGAAAAACTACAAG ATGAAGCTTGAAAATATGAAAGCTGGGAGAAAGGGAAACCTTAATGTCGCCACCGAG atttttcaagtagcacctTCTCTACACATGGTTGAAGTCCGAAAAGCAAAAGGTGACACTTTGGAGTTCCATAAG TTCTATAAAAATCTTTCGACCTGCCTCGATGATGTTGTCTGGAAAACTGAGGAGGACATGCAAGAAATTAAGTGA
- the LOC110609578 gene encoding CBL-interacting serine/threonine-protein kinase 3 isoform X1, which produces MSQPKIKRRVGKYEVGKTIGEGTFAKVKFARNSETGEPVALKILDREKVLKHKMAEQIKREIATMKLIKHPNVVRLFEVMGSRTKIFIVLEFVTGGELFDKIVNHGRMREDEARRYFQQLINAVDYCHSRGVYHRDLKPENLLLDACGNLKISDFGLSALSQQVRDDGLFHTACGTPNYVAPEVLNDRGYDGATADIWSCGVILFVLLAGYLPFDDDNLINLYKKVSILQLFKELFFVVLCPLLFIFFPHMQISAAEFTCPPWLSFGAMKLITRILDPNPVTRITISEILEDEWFKKDYKPPVFEEKDDTNLDDVEAVFKDSKDHLVTEKKEEHPAAMNAFELISMSKGLNLGNLFDSEQGFKRETRFTSKCAANEIIHKIEEAAKPLGFDVQKKNYKMKLENMKAGRKGNLNVATEIFQVAPSLHMVEVRKAKGDTLEFHKFYKNLSTCLDDVVWKTEEDMQEIK; this is translated from the exons ATGAGTCAACCTAAAATCAAGCGTAGAGTGGGTAAATATGAGGTGGGAAAAACAATTGGCGAGGGAACATTTGCAAAAGTGAAGTTTGCAAGGAACTCCGAGACAGGGGAGCCTGTGGCACTGAAGATTCTTGACAGAGAGAAGGTTCTTAAACACAAGATGGCTGAGCAG ATCAAGCGAGAGATAGCAACAATGAAGCTTATAAAGCATCCTAATGTTGTTCGATTATTTGAG GTGATGGGAAGCAGGACAAAGATATTTATTGTCTTGGAGTTTGTTACTGGGGGAGAGCTTTTTGACAAAATT GTAAACCATGGACGGATGCGAGAAGATGAAGCTCGGAGATATTTCCAGCAGCTTATTAATGCAGTTGATTACTGCCACAGTAGGGGTGTCTACCATAGAGACCTGAAG CCGGAGAATCTGCTGTTGGATGCTTGTGGGAACCTCAAAATTTCTGATTTTGGATTGAGTGCATTGTCACAACAAGTCAGG GATGATGGCCTATTTCATACTGCTTGTGGAACTCCAAATTATGTTGCTCCTGAG gttcttaatgatagagGTTATGACGGGGCGACTGCAGACATATGGTCATGTGGAGTAATACTATTTGTACTGCTTGCAGGTTACTTGCCTTTTGATGATGATAATCTAATAAACCTGTATAAAAAAGTGAGCATTTTACAGCTTTTCAAAGAACTATTCTTTGTTGTTCTCTGTCCTCTgctatttattttctttccccACATGCAGATTTCAGCAGCTGAGTTCACTTGCCCTCCTTGGCTTTCTTTTGGTGCCATGAAATTAATCACTAGAATTTTGGATCCTAACCCTGTGACT CGCATCACTATATCTGAAATCTTGGAAGATGAATGGTTTAAGAAAGATTATAAGCCTCCTGTCTTTGAGGAGAAAGATGACACCAACTTGGATGATGTTGAAGCTGTTTTTAAGGATTCAAAA GATCACCTTGTAACAGAGAAGAAGGAAGAACATCCAGCAGCTATGAATGCATTTGAGTTGATTTCTATGTCGAAAGGACTAAATCTCGGGAATTTGTTTGATTCTGAACAG GGATTCAAAAGGGAAACAAGGTTCACATCTAAATGCGCTGCTAATGAGATAATCCATAAGATTGAAGAAGCTGCAAAGCCTCTGGGTTTTGATGTGCAGAAGAAAAACTACAAG ATGAAGCTTGAAAATATGAAAGCTGGGAGAAAGGGAAACCTTAATGTCGCCACCGAG atttttcaagtagcacctTCTCTACACATGGTTGAAGTCCGAAAAGCAAAAGGTGACACTTTGGAGTTCCATAAG TTCTATAAAAATCTTTCGACCTGCCTCGATGATGTTGTCTGGAAAACTGAGGAGGACATGCAAGAAATTAAGTGA
- the LOC110609578 gene encoding CBL-interacting serine/threonine-protein kinase 3 isoform X3 produces MLLQIKREIATMKLIKHPNVVRLFEVMGSRTKIFIVLEFVTGGELFDKIVNHGRMREDEARRYFQQLINAVDYCHSRGVYHRDLKPENLLLDACGNLKISDFGLSALSQQVRDDGLFHTACGTPNYVAPEVLNDRGYDGATADIWSCGVILFVLLAGYLPFDDDNLINLYKKISAAEFTCPPWLSFGAMKLITRILDPNPVTRITISEILEDEWFKKDYKPPVFEEKDDTNLDDVEAVFKDSKDHLVTEKKEEHPAAMNAFELISMSKGLNLGNLFDSEQGFKRETRFTSKCAANEIIHKIEEAAKPLGFDVQKKNYKMKLENMKAGRKGNLNVATEIFQVAPSLHMVEVRKAKGDTLEFHKFYKNLSTCLDDVVWKTEEDMQEIK; encoded by the exons ATGCTTTTACAGATCAAGCGAGAGATAGCAACAATGAAGCTTATAAAGCATCCTAATGTTGTTCGATTATTTGAG GTGATGGGAAGCAGGACAAAGATATTTATTGTCTTGGAGTTTGTTACTGGGGGAGAGCTTTTTGACAAAATT GTAAACCATGGACGGATGCGAGAAGATGAAGCTCGGAGATATTTCCAGCAGCTTATTAATGCAGTTGATTACTGCCACAGTAGGGGTGTCTACCATAGAGACCTGAAG CCGGAGAATCTGCTGTTGGATGCTTGTGGGAACCTCAAAATTTCTGATTTTGGATTGAGTGCATTGTCACAACAAGTCAGG GATGATGGCCTATTTCATACTGCTTGTGGAACTCCAAATTATGTTGCTCCTGAG gttcttaatgatagagGTTATGACGGGGCGACTGCAGACATATGGTCATGTGGAGTAATACTATTTGTACTGCTTGCAGGTTACTTGCCTTTTGATGATGATAATCTAATAAACCTGTATAAAAAA ATTTCAGCAGCTGAGTTCACTTGCCCTCCTTGGCTTTCTTTTGGTGCCATGAAATTAATCACTAGAATTTTGGATCCTAACCCTGTGACT CGCATCACTATATCTGAAATCTTGGAAGATGAATGGTTTAAGAAAGATTATAAGCCTCCTGTCTTTGAGGAGAAAGATGACACCAACTTGGATGATGTTGAAGCTGTTTTTAAGGATTCAAAA GATCACCTTGTAACAGAGAAGAAGGAAGAACATCCAGCAGCTATGAATGCATTTGAGTTGATTTCTATGTCGAAAGGACTAAATCTCGGGAATTTGTTTGATTCTGAACAG GGATTCAAAAGGGAAACAAGGTTCACATCTAAATGCGCTGCTAATGAGATAATCCATAAGATTGAAGAAGCTGCAAAGCCTCTGGGTTTTGATGTGCAGAAGAAAAACTACAAG ATGAAGCTTGAAAATATGAAAGCTGGGAGAAAGGGAAACCTTAATGTCGCCACCGAG atttttcaagtagcacctTCTCTACACATGGTTGAAGTCCGAAAAGCAAAAGGTGACACTTTGGAGTTCCATAAG TTCTATAAAAATCTTTCGACCTGCCTCGATGATGTTGTCTGGAAAACTGAGGAGGACATGCAAGAAATTAAGTGA